A genomic segment from Aegilops tauschii subsp. strangulata cultivar AL8/78 chromosome 1, Aet v6.0, whole genome shotgun sequence encodes:
- the LOC109778027 gene encoding rab GTPase-activating protein 22 produces MWAWGLAERAVAGLLGPAGANGGRWNTAVAVGVTAAAGIALVAIVISSRRGGIKSPWRRRRKPALGPKEWRSLFTPEGKFYDGGVKLLKRVRNGGVEPSIRAEVWPFLLGVYSLNSSEAEREAIKAHNRKGYLLLRKHCLRKNNKESVDDHITSEEENPCVISEQEMQDKTGKAIPENQADESLCSSSSRDEDESEKSDVTDVEASRDDVASVDQSSVEDEEESMPLPKYSNTGGNIETETKLSKDARPVKSARTVEDFETWQRIIRLDAVRANNEWVSYSPSQAAVTREKAIESASAVCLKDYEHLEAHRIHHASRLVAILEAYATYDPEIGYCQGMSDLLAPLLAVLEEDDEAFWCFAGFMRKARHNFRLDEVGIRRQLNMVSKIIKTKDFHLYRHLEMLEAADCFFVYRMVVVMFRRELTFEQTLSLWEAMWADQAARRAGITRSSWRKLQLGAPPTDDLLLYAIAASVLEKRKLIIESYSSMDEIIRDCNSMAGQLDIWKLLDDAHDLVVTVQDRIE; encoded by the exons ATGTGGGCGTGGGGCCTCGCCGAGCGCGCCGTCGCCGGTCTCCTCGGCCCCGCCGGCGCGAATGGCGGTCGCTGGAacaccgccgtcgccgtcgggGTCACGGCCGCGGCCGGCATCGCGCTAGTCGCCATCGTCATCTCCTCCCGCAG GGGCGGGATCAAATcgccgtggcggcggcggaggaagccCGCGCTTGGGCCCAAGGAATGGCGCAGCTTGTTCACGCCGGAGGGGAAGTTTTACGATGGGGGCGTGAAGCTACTGAAGAGAGTTCGGAACGGA GGGGTTGAACCGAGCATCAGAGCAGAGGTCTGGCCGTTCCTTCTGGGAGT TTATAGCCTGAATAGTTCAGAAGCTGAAAGGGAAGCAATTAAGGCCCATAACAG GAAGGGATATCTGCTCTTGAGGAAACATTGCCTGCGAAAAAACAATAAAGAAAGCGTGGATGATCATATCACGAGTGAGGAAGAAAATCCTTGTGTCATTTCAGAGCAAGAAATGCAGGATAAGACAGGTAAAGCAATTCCAGAGAATCAGGCGGATGAAAGCCTCTGTTCATCTAGTTCACGTGATGAAGATGAGAGTGAGAAAAGTGATGTGACTGATGTGGAAGCATCCCGTGATGATGTCGCCTCTGTGGACCAGTCTTCagttgaggatgaagaagaaagTATGCCCCTGCCCAAATATTCAAACACAGGAGGAAATATAGAAACTGAAACTAAGCTATCTAAGGATGCCCGTCCTGTGAAGTCTGCACGGACAGTTGAGGATTTTGAGACATGGCAGCGGATAATTCGTTTGGATGCAGTTCGTGCTAATAATGAATGGGTTTCCTACTCTCCATCGCAAGCTGCGGTTACCAGGGAGAAGGCAATTGAATCTGCTTCAGCTGTTTGTCTCAAAGACTATGAGCACTTGGAAGCACACAGGATCCATCATGCGTCACGTCTTGTTGCAATACTTGAGGCGTACGCAACCTATGACCCAGAAATCGGTTATTGCCAGGGCATGAGTGACCTCCTTGCACCTCTCCTTGCTGTGCTGGAGGAAGACGATGAAGCCTTCTGGTGCTTTGCCGGTTTCATGAGGAAAGCCCGCCACAACTTCAGACTCGACGAAGTGGGTATTCGCAGGCAACTCAACATGGTCTCCAAGATAATAAAAACCAAGGACTTCCATCTTTACAGGCACTTGGAGATGCTTGAAGCTGCAGACTGCTTCTTCGTctatagaatggtggttgtgatGTTCCGGAGGGAGCTCACCTTCGAGCAGACCCTCAGCCTGTGGGAGGCGATGTGGGCAGATCAGGCAGCAAGGCGGGCTGGGATCACAAGATCATCCTGGAGAAAACTTCAGCTTGGAGCCCCTCCAACTGATGACCTGCTGCTGTATGCAATTGCAGCCAGTGTACTGGAGAAGAGGAAATTGATAATAGAGAGCTATAGCAGCATGGATGAGATCATTAGGGACTGTAACAGCATGGCCGGGCAGCTGGACATTTGGAAGCTCCTGGACGACGCCCATGATTTAGTGGTGACCGTACAAGACAGGATCGAGTAG
- the LOC109778029 gene encoding cytochrome b5 yields the protein MAGEKKMFGFEEVAKHNVTKDCWLVIAGKVYDVTPFMDEHPGGDEVLLAVTGKDATSDFEDIGHSDSAREMMEKYHIGEIDASTIPAKRTFVPPQQGSHVQAKDSDLLIKILQFLVPILILGLAFGIRHYSKSE from the exons ATGGCCGGCGAGAAGAAGATGTTCGGCTTCGAGGAGGTCGCCAAGCACAACGTCACCAAGGACTGCTGGCTCGTCATCGCCGGCAAG GTGTATGATGTCACCCCGTTCATGGATGAGCATCCTGGTGGAGATGAGGTACTGCTGGCAGTAACAG GGAAAGATGCAACCAGCGATTTCGAAGATATCGGACACAGTGATTCCGCAAGGGAGATGATGGAGAAGTACCACATCGGGGAGATTGATGCTTCAACCATCCCAGCAAAGCGTACATTTGTACCTCCTCAGCAAGGGTCCCATGTCCAGGCCAAGGATAGCGACCTCCTCATCAAGATCCTGCAGTTTCTTGTTCCCATTTTAATCTTGGGGCTTGCATTTGGTATCCGGCACTACAGCAAATCTGAGTAG